A portion of the Macaca mulatta isolate MMU2019108-1 chromosome 2, T2T-MMU8v2.0, whole genome shotgun sequence genome contains these proteins:
- the LOC100430927 gene encoding olfactory receptor 5K2, whose translation MAEENHTMKNEFILTGFTDHPELKTLLFVVFFAIYLITMVGNIGMMALIFTHRRLHTPMYIFLGNLALVDSCCACAITPKMLENFFSEDKRISLYECTAQFYFLCTVETADCFLLAAMAYDRYVAICSPLQYHIMMSKKLCIQMTTGAFIAGNLHSMIHVGLVFRLVFCGSNHINHFYCDILPLYRLSCVDPFINELVLFIFSGSIQVFTIGSVFISYLYILLTIFRMNSKEGRAKAFSTCASHFSSVSLFYGSIFFIYIRPNLLEGGNDIPAAILFTIVVPLLNPFIYSLRNKEVISVLRKILLKIKSQESVNK comes from the coding sequence ATGGCTGAAGAAAATCATACCATGAAAAATGAGTTTATCCTCACGGGGTTTACAGATCACCCAGAGCTGAAGACTCTGCTGTTTGTGGTGTTCTTTGCCATCTATCTGATCACCATGGTGGGGAATATTGGTATGATGGCACTGATATTTACCCACCGTCGACTTCACACACCAATGTACATCTTTCTGGGAAACCTGGCTCTTGTGGATTCTTGCTGTGCCTGTGCCATTACCCCCAAAATGTTAGAGAACTTCTTTTCTGAGGACAAAAGGATTTCCCTCTATGAATGTACAgcacagttttattttctctgcacTGTGGAAACTGCAGACTGCTTTCTTCTGGCAGCAATGGCCTATGACCGCTATGTGGCTATATGCAGCCCACTGCAGTACCACATCATGATGTCCAAGAAACTCTGCATTCAGATGACCACAGGGGCCTTCATAGCTGGAAACCTGCATTCCATGATTCATGTGGGGCTTGTATTTAGGTTAGTTTTCTGTGGATCGAATCACATCAACCACTTTTACTGTGACATTCTTCCCTTGTATAGACTCTCCTGTGTTGACCCTTTCATCAATGAACTGGTTCTATTCATCTTCTCAGGTTCAATTCAAGTCTTTACGATAGGTAGTGTCTTCATATCTTATCTCTATATTCTTCTTACTATTTTCAGAATGAACTCCAAAGAGGGAAGGGCCAAAGCCTTTTCTACCTGTGCATCCCACTTTTCATCAGTTTCATTATTCTATGGatctatttttttcatatacattaGACCGAATTTGCTTGAAGGAGGTAATGATATACCAGCTGCCATTTTATTTACAATAGTAGTTCCCTTACTAAATCCTTTCATTTATAGCCTGAGAAACAAGGAAGTAATAAGTGTCTTAAGAAAAATTCTgctgaaaataaaatctcaagaaAGTGTGAACAAATGA
- the OR5K1 gene encoding olfactory receptor 5K1 (The RefSeq protein has 2 substitutions compared to this genomic sequence) — translation MAEENHTMKNEFILTGFTDHPELKTLLFVVFFAIYLITMVGNIGMMALIFTHRRFHTPMYIFLGNLALVDSCCACAITPKMLENFFSEDKRISLYECTVQFYFLCTVETADCFLLAAMAYDRYVAICSPLQYHIMMSKKFCIQMTTGAFIAGNLHSMIHVGLVFRLVFCGSNHINHFYCDILPLYRLSRVDPYINELVLFIFSGSVQVFTIGSVLISYLYILLTIFRMKSKEGRAKAFSTCASHFLSVSLFYGSLFFMYVRPNLLEEGDKDIPAAILFTIVVPLLNPFIYSLRNREVISVLRKILMKK, via the coding sequence ATGGCTGAAGAAAATCATACCATGAAAAATGAGTTTATCCTCACGGGGTTTACAGATCACCCAGAGCTGAAGACTCTGCTGTTTGTGGTGTTCTTTGCCATCTATCTGATCACCATGGTGGGGAATATTGGTATGATGGCACTGATATTTACCCACCGTCGATTTCACACACCAATGTACATCTTTCTGGGAAACCTGGCTCTTGTGGATTCTTGCTGTGCCTGTGCCATTACCCCCAAAATGTTAGAGAACTTCTTTTCTGAGGACAAAAGGATTTCCCTCTATGAATGTACAgtacagttttattttctctgcacTGTGGAAACTGCAGACTGCTTTCTTCTGGCGGCAATGGCCTATGACCGCTATGTGGCTATATGCAGCCCACTGCAGTACCACATCATGATGTCCAAGAAACTCTGCATTCAGATGACCACAGGGGCCTTCATAGCTGGAAACCTGCATTCCATGATTCATGTAGGGCTTGTATTTAGGTTAGTTTTCTGTGGATCGAATCACATCAACCACTTTTACTGTGACATTCTTCCCTTGTATAGACTCTCTCGTGTTGATCCTTATATCAATGAACTGGTTCTATTCATCTTCTCAGGTTCAGTTCAAGTCTTTACCATAGGTAGTGTCTTAATATCTTATCTCTATATTCTTCTTACTATTTTCAGAATGAAATCCAAAGAGGGAAGGGCCAAAGCCTTTTCTACCTGTGCATCCCACTTTTTGTCAGTTTCATTATTCTATGGGTCTCTTTTCTTCATGTACGTTAGACCAAATTTGCTCGAAGAAGGGGATAAAGATATATCAGCTGCCATTTTATTTACAATAGTAGTTCCCTTACTAAATCCTTTCATTTATAGCCTGAGAAATAGGGAAGTAATAAGTGTCTTAAGAAAAATTCTGATGAAGAAATAA
- the OR5K1 gene encoding olfactory receptor 5K1 isoform X1 — protein MAEENHTMKNEFILTGFTDHPELKTLLFVVFFAIYLITMVGNIGMMALIFTHRRFHTPMYIFLGNLALVDSCCACAITPKMLENFFSEDKRISLYECTVQFYFLCTVETADCFLLAAMAYDRYVAICSPLQYHIMMSKKLCIQMTTGAFIAGNLHSMIHVGLVFRLVFCGSNHINHFYCDILPLYRLSRVDPYINELVLFIFSGSVQVFTIGSVLISYLYILLTIFRMKSKEGRAKAFSTCASHFLSVSLFYGSLFFMYVRPNLLEEGDKDISAAILFTIVVPLLNPFIYSLRNREVISVLRKILMKK, from the coding sequence ATGGCTGAAGAAAATCATACCATGAAAAATGAGTTTATCCTCACGGGGTTTACAGATCACCCAGAGCTGAAGACTCTGCTGTTTGTGGTGTTCTTTGCCATCTATCTGATCACCATGGTGGGGAATATTGGTATGATGGCACTGATATTTACCCACCGTCGATTTCACACACCAATGTACATCTTTCTGGGAAACCTGGCTCTTGTGGATTCTTGCTGTGCCTGTGCCATTACCCCCAAAATGTTAGAGAACTTCTTTTCTGAGGACAAAAGGATTTCCCTCTATGAATGTACAgtacagttttattttctctgcacTGTGGAAACTGCAGACTGCTTTCTTCTGGCGGCAATGGCCTATGACCGCTATGTGGCTATATGCAGCCCACTGCAGTACCACATCATGATGTCCAAGAAACTCTGCATTCAGATGACCACAGGGGCCTTCATAGCTGGAAACCTGCATTCCATGATTCATGTAGGGCTTGTATTTAGGTTAGTTTTCTGTGGATCGAATCACATCAACCACTTTTACTGTGACATTCTTCCCTTGTATAGACTCTCTCGTGTTGATCCTTATATCAATGAACTGGTTCTATTCATCTTCTCAGGTTCAGTTCAAGTCTTTACCATAGGTAGTGTCTTAATATCTTATCTCTATATTCTTCTTACTATTTTCAGAATGAAATCCAAAGAGGGAAGGGCCAAAGCCTTTTCTACCTGTGCATCCCACTTTTTGTCAGTTTCATTATTCTATGGGTCTCTTTTCTTCATGTACGTTAGACCAAATTTGCTCGAAGAAGGGGATAAAGATATATCAGCTGCCATTTTATTTACAATAGTAGTTCCCTTACTAAATCCTTTCATTTATAGCCTGAGAAATAGGGAAGTAATAAGTGTCTTAAGAAAAATTCTGATGAAGAAATAA